The following are encoded in a window of Frankiales bacterium genomic DNA:
- a CDS encoding formate dehydrogenase — MTTVYVPRDSAARSVGADEVALAVLAEAELRGADVTLVRNGSRGMLWLEPLVEVATPQGRVAYGPVRADDVASLFDAGLLEGGAHALALGPTESHEWLARQNRLAFARVGVVDPLSTDDFLAHGGLAGLRAALAMPPADVVEAVVGSGLRGRGGAGFPTGIKWRTVAEADGPLKFVCCNADEGDSGTFADRMLLEGDPFALLEGMAVAAHAVGATEGYVYVRSEYPDAVATLRSAVELARAAGWLGEDVLCSGLTFDIEVRVGAGAYICGEETSMLESIEGRRGTVRPKPPIPALSGLFGRPTVVNNVLSFASVPAVLTGGPASYAALGTGRSRGTQVFQLAGNVARGGIVETEFGLTLRELVEGYGGGTASGRPVRAVQVGGPLGAYHPADGLDVRLDYEELASVGGMLGHGGVVVFDDTADMGAQARFAMEFCAVESCGKCTPCRVGAVRGVEVIDAILHGPSEERAGQAALLEDLCELMADGSLCAMGGLTPQPVRSVLRHFGEDLGLTPVASRDGT; from the coding sequence GTGACCACGGTCTACGTCCCGCGCGACTCCGCGGCCCGCTCGGTCGGCGCCGACGAGGTGGCACTCGCCGTGCTGGCCGAGGCCGAGCTGCGCGGGGCCGACGTCACGCTCGTGCGGAACGGGTCGCGCGGCATGCTGTGGCTCGAGCCGCTCGTCGAGGTGGCCACACCGCAGGGCCGGGTCGCCTACGGGCCCGTGCGCGCCGACGACGTCGCGTCGCTGTTCGACGCCGGCCTCCTCGAGGGCGGCGCGCACGCGCTGGCGCTGGGCCCCACGGAGTCGCACGAGTGGCTGGCCCGACAGAACCGGCTCGCGTTCGCACGGGTGGGCGTGGTCGACCCGCTCTCGACCGACGACTTCCTCGCGCACGGCGGCCTCGCCGGGCTCCGGGCCGCGCTGGCGATGCCGCCGGCCGACGTCGTCGAGGCCGTGGTGGGGTCCGGGCTGCGTGGGCGCGGCGGCGCCGGGTTCCCCACAGGGATCAAGTGGCGCACGGTCGCGGAGGCCGACGGCCCGCTGAAGTTCGTGTGCTGCAACGCCGACGAGGGCGACAGCGGCACCTTCGCCGACCGCATGCTGCTGGAGGGGGATCCCTTCGCGCTGCTGGAGGGCATGGCCGTCGCGGCGCACGCGGTGGGCGCGACCGAGGGCTACGTGTACGTGCGATCGGAGTATCCCGACGCCGTCGCCACCCTGCGCTCGGCCGTCGAGCTGGCCCGCGCGGCCGGGTGGCTCGGCGAGGACGTCCTCTGCTCCGGGCTCACGTTCGACATCGAGGTGCGCGTGGGCGCAGGGGCGTACATCTGCGGCGAGGAGACCTCGATGCTCGAGAGCATCGAGGGGCGCCGCGGCACGGTGCGCCCCAAGCCGCCGATCCCCGCCCTGTCCGGGCTGTTCGGCCGGCCCACCGTCGTCAACAACGTGCTCTCGTTCGCCTCGGTGCCCGCCGTGCTGACCGGCGGGCCGGCGTCGTACGCCGCCCTGGGCACCGGCCGGTCCCGCGGCACGCAGGTGTTCCAGCTCGCGGGCAACGTCGCGCGCGGCGGGATCGTCGAGACCGAGTTCGGGCTCACCCTGCGCGAGCTCGTCGAGGGCTACGGCGGCGGCACGGCGTCGGGCCGCCCGGTGCGCGCGGTGCAGGTGGGCGGCCCGCTCGGCGCCTACCACCCGGCCGACGGCCTCGACGTCCGGCTCGACTACGAGGAGCTCGCGTCGGTGGGCGGCATGCTCGGCCACGGCGGCGTGGTGGTGTTCGACGACACCGCGGACATGGGTGCGCAGGCGCGCTTCGCGATGGAGTTCTGCGCCGTGGAGTCGTGCGGCAAGTGCACGCCGTGCCGGGTGGGCGCCGTGCGCGGCGTCGAGGTGATCGACGCGATCCTGCACGGCCCGTCCGAGGAGAGGGCCGGGCAGGCGGCGCTGCTCGAGGACCTGTGCGAGCTGATGGCCGACGGCTCGTTGTGCGCCATGGGCGGCCTCACGCCGCAGCCCGTGCGCTCGGTGCTGCGCCACTTCGGCGAGGACCTCGGGCTCACCCCCGTGGCGAGCAGGGACGGCACATGA
- a CDS encoding formate dehydrogenase gives MANQIADNAAYLPHDEAVAMVAAHLRSFWAPSMRERLTAYVDEGGEGLGPLARAALDSLR, from the coding sequence ATGGCGAACCAGATCGCGGACAACGCGGCGTACCTGCCGCACGACGAGGCGGTGGCCATGGTGGCCGCGCACCTGCGCTCGTTCTGGGCGCCGTCCATGCGCGAGCGGCTCACGGCCTACGTCGACGAGGGCGGGGAGGGGCTCGGCCCGCTCGCCCGGGCGGCGCTCGACAGCCTGCGCTGA
- a CDS encoding formate dehydrogenase subunit alpha, translating into MGRTGTVDLGTPAVPGKATVQVVVDGIPVVVPPGTSVMRAAALAGIDVPKLCATDSLDAFGSCRLCLVEVEGRPGTPASCTTPCTPGMTVSTQTPRLERLRRGVMELYVSDHPLDCLTCPANGDCELQDMAGVVGLREVRYAEGVNHLDGPTDDSNPYFSFDDSKCIACSRCVRACSDIQGTFALTIAGRGFDSRVVAGAGESFMQSECVSCGACVQACPTSTLQEKTVIDLGVPTRSVRTTCAYCGVGCSFVAELRGDQVVRMVPDKDGGANEGHSCVKGRFAWGYATHRDRQLRPMVRETTSDPWRTVDWDEAIAHTARRLREIQEEHGVGAIGGITSSRCTNEEVYVVQKMIRASFGNNNVDTCARVCHSPTGYGLKQTFGTSAGTQDFPSVEHADVVLLIGANPTDGHPVFAARLKRRLREGAKLVVVDPRRIDLVRSPHVAAEEHLQLRPGTNVAIVNALAHVVVTEGLVDRAFVAERCEADSFAAWEAFIARPENSPESVEPITGVPADAVRRAARLYATSAASAIYYGLGVTEHSQGSTMVMGMANLAMATGNVGREGVGVNPLRGQNNVQGSCDMGSFPHELPGYRHVGDAAVRGIFEAVWGTTIDPEPGLRIPNMFDAALAGGFRGMFVQGEDLAQSDPNVEHVKAALGSLELLVVQDLFLNETAKFAHVFLPGTSFLEKDGTFTNAERRINRVRPVMPSATGKQEWEVACELATAMGYPMSYGSAAEIMDEIAATTPTFAGVSFDRLDAVGSLQWPCNDAAPDGTRVMHVDGFVRGKGHFVETPFVPTDERTTRRFPLILTTGRILTQYNVGAQTRRTPNVLWHSEDVLEVHPHDAETRGIATGTPVTVTSRVGETVLRAKVTDRVPQGVVYTTFHFPGSGANVVTTDYSDWATNCPEYKVTAVEIAPSTRQPLTDAQMAAGQAPVGGRA; encoded by the coding sequence ATGGGACGGACCGGGACGGTCGACCTCGGCACCCCGGCGGTGCCTGGCAAGGCGACGGTGCAGGTGGTGGTCGACGGCATCCCCGTGGTGGTGCCGCCGGGGACGTCGGTGATGCGCGCCGCGGCGCTGGCCGGCATCGACGTGCCGAAGCTGTGCGCCACGGACTCGCTCGACGCGTTCGGCTCGTGCCGGCTCTGCCTCGTCGAGGTGGAGGGCCGGCCGGGCACGCCGGCGTCCTGCACCACGCCGTGCACGCCGGGCATGACGGTGTCCACGCAGACGCCGAGGCTCGAGCGGCTACGGCGCGGCGTGATGGAGCTCTACGTCTCCGACCACCCGCTCGACTGCCTGACCTGCCCCGCGAACGGCGACTGCGAGCTGCAGGACATGGCCGGCGTCGTCGGCCTGCGCGAGGTGCGCTACGCCGAGGGCGTCAACCACCTCGACGGCCCCACCGACGACAGCAACCCCTACTTCTCCTTCGACGACAGCAAGTGCATCGCCTGCTCCCGGTGCGTGCGGGCGTGCAGCGACATCCAGGGCACCTTCGCCCTCACCATCGCCGGCCGCGGCTTCGACTCCCGCGTGGTCGCGGGTGCGGGCGAGTCGTTCATGCAGTCCGAGTGCGTCTCCTGCGGCGCGTGCGTGCAGGCCTGCCCCACGTCGACGTTGCAGGAGAAGACGGTCATCGATCTCGGAGTGCCCACCCGCTCGGTGCGCACCACGTGCGCCTACTGCGGCGTCGGCTGCTCGTTCGTCGCCGAGCTGCGCGGCGACCAGGTCGTGCGGATGGTGCCGGACAAGGACGGCGGGGCCAACGAGGGCCACAGCTGCGTGAAGGGCCGGTTCGCGTGGGGCTACGCCACGCACCGCGACCGGCAGCTGCGGCCGATGGTGCGCGAGACGACGTCGGACCCCTGGCGCACCGTCGACTGGGACGAGGCGATCGCCCACACCGCGCGCCGGCTGCGGGAGATCCAGGAGGAGCACGGCGTCGGTGCGATCGGCGGCATCACCTCCTCGCGGTGCACCAACGAGGAGGTCTACGTCGTCCAGAAGATGATCCGGGCGTCGTTCGGCAACAACAACGTCGACACCTGCGCGCGGGTGTGCCACTCGCCCACGGGCTACGGGCTCAAGCAGACCTTCGGCACCTCCGCGGGCACCCAGGACTTCCCGTCGGTGGAGCACGCCGACGTCGTGCTGCTGATCGGCGCCAACCCCACCGACGGCCACCCCGTGTTCGCCGCCCGGCTCAAGCGACGGCTGCGCGAGGGCGCGAAGCTGGTCGTCGTCGACCCGCGCCGCATCGACCTGGTGCGCTCGCCGCACGTCGCCGCCGAGGAGCACCTGCAGCTGCGCCCCGGCACCAACGTCGCGATCGTGAACGCGCTCGCGCACGTGGTGGTCACCGAGGGGCTGGTCGACCGCGCGTTCGTGGCCGAGCGCTGCGAGGCCGACAGCTTCGCCGCGTGGGAGGCGTTCATCGCGAGGCCGGAGAACAGCCCGGAGTCCGTGGAGCCGATCACCGGGGTGCCCGCCGACGCCGTGCGCCGCGCCGCGCGGCTCTACGCGACGTCGGCCGCCTCCGCCATCTACTACGGCCTCGGCGTCACCGAGCACTCGCAGGGCTCCACCATGGTGATGGGCATGGCGAACCTGGCGATGGCGACGGGCAACGTCGGCCGCGAGGGGGTCGGCGTCAACCCGCTGCGCGGGCAGAACAACGTGCAGGGCTCGTGCGACATGGGCTCGTTCCCGCACGAGCTCCCCGGCTACCGGCACGTCGGCGACGCCGCGGTGCGCGGGATCTTCGAGGCCGTGTGGGGGACGACGATCGACCCCGAGCCGGGACTGCGGATCCCGAACATGTTCGACGCCGCACTCGCCGGCGGCTTCCGCGGGATGTTCGTGCAGGGCGAGGACCTCGCGCAGTCGGACCCGAACGTCGAGCACGTGAAGGCGGCGCTCGGCTCGCTCGAGCTGCTCGTCGTGCAGGACCTCTTCCTCAACGAGACCGCCAAGTTCGCCCACGTCTTCCTGCCCGGCACCTCCTTCCTGGAGAAGGACGGCACCTTCACCAACGCCGAGCGGCGGATCAACCGGGTGCGGCCGGTCATGCCGTCGGCCACGGGTAAGCAGGAGTGGGAGGTGGCCTGCGAGCTGGCCACCGCCATGGGCTACCCCATGTCGTACGGCTCGGCCGCCGAGATCATGGACGAGATCGCCGCGACGACGCCCACCTTCGCCGGCGTCTCGTTCGACCGGCTCGACGCCGTGGGCAGCCTGCAGTGGCCCTGCAACGACGCCGCGCCCGACGGCACGCGCGTGATGCACGTCGACGGGTTCGTGCGCGGGAAGGGGCACTTCGTCGAGACGCCGTTCGTGCCCACCGACGAGCGCACCACGCGCCGCTTCCCGCTCATCCTCACGACCGGCCGCATCCTCACCCAGTACAACGTCGGAGCCCAGACCCGCCGCACGCCGAACGTGCTGTGGCACAGCGAGGACGTGCTCGAGGTGCACCCGCACGACGCCGAGACGCGCGGGATCGCGACGGGCACGCCCGTGACGGTCACCAGCAGGGTCGGCGAGACCGTGCTGCGGGCGAAGGTGACCGACCGCGTGCCGCAGGGCGTCGTCTACACCACCTTCCACTTCCCGGGCAGCGGGGCGAACGTGGTGACCACCGACTACTCGGACTGGGCCACCAACTGCCCGGAGTACAAGGTGACCGCCGTCGAGATCGCGCCCAGCACGCGGCAGCCGCTCACCGACGCGCAGATGGCGGCCGGCCAGGCTCCTGTCGGGGGCCGCGCGTGA